A part of Bacteroidales bacterium genomic DNA contains:
- a CDS encoding CDGSH iron-sulfur domain-containing protein codes for MEKKTQAEFHLIKNGPLRVTGHFRITGTDGSKIETDKEVYLCRCGHSSQKPFCDGSHEKTGFRG; via the coding sequence ATGGAAAAAAAGACCCAGGCTGAATTTCATCTGATCAAAAACGGTCCCCTCAGGGTAACCGGTCACTTCCGAATCACCGGCACCGACGGCAGCAAAATCGAAACAGATAAAGAGGTTTACCTCTGCCGTTGCGGACATTCTTCCCAAAAGCCGTTCTGCGACGGGTCCCATGAAAAAACAGGATTCAGAGGATAA
- a CDS encoding DUF4294 domain-containing protein encodes MRSILLTATSGTLFDGMQVMRNFLIAFLFFFPVTLFGQSTEKNDFLVVPGRVTEGDTVLLATIKEVYIFPKPKFSSRKAEYHYWKLVRDLKIVYPYAQLAKVKLEELNQEFMKLPNDRARKEYAKQVEKQLRVEYEDQLKALTITQGKLLIKLIDRETGKTSYTLVKELRGSFQAAFWQTVAVIFGSSLKV; translated from the coding sequence TTGCGTAGTATTCTGCTGACGGCAACCTCTGGTACATTGTTTGATGGTATGCAGGTGATGAGAAATTTTCTGATAGCGTTTCTGTTCTTTTTCCCCGTTACCCTATTCGGTCAGTCAACGGAGAAAAATGACTTCCTCGTTGTGCCGGGCAGGGTAACGGAGGGTGACACCGTATTGCTGGCTACCATTAAAGAAGTTTACATCTTCCCTAAACCGAAATTTTCCAGCAGGAAGGCCGAGTACCATTACTGGAAGCTGGTGCGGGACCTGAAAATTGTCTATCCCTACGCCCAGCTGGCAAAAGTAAAACTCGAGGAACTGAACCAGGAGTTTATGAAACTGCCCAATGACAGAGCAAGGAAAGAATACGCAAAACAGGTGGAAAAGCAGTTGCGGGTTGAGTACGAGGACCAGCTGAAGGCTCTGACGATCACCCAGGGGAAACTGCTCATCAAACTGATTGACAGGGAAACGGGAAAAACATCCTATACGCTGGTTAAGGAGCTGAGGGGTTCATTCCAGGCGGCATTCTGGCAGACAGTAGCCGTTATCTTCGGAAGCAGTCTTAAAGT
- a CDS encoding LysO family transporter, translated as MWWIALILVAGIVTGRLLRSQSRLRLGADCLLMLFIFALLFFLGSEIGSDPAFTGQIKTLGFQGALLALFTIAGSIAAWKIIRSFFHEK; from the coding sequence ATGTGGTGGATTGCACTCATACTTGTTGCCGGCATTGTAACCGGACGTCTTTTACGCTCCCAAAGCCGGCTGAGGCTTGGCGCCGACTGTCTGCTGATGCTCTTCATCTTTGCCCTTCTGTTTTTTCTGGGCTCAGAAATAGGCTCTGACCCTGCATTTACAGGCCAAATAAAAACCCTCGGATTTCAGGGAGCACTGCTCGCCCTGTTTACTATCGCAGGAAGCATTGCCGCCTGGAAAATCATTCGTTCGTTCTTCCATGAAAAATAG
- a CDS encoding lysine exporter LysO family protein, whose protein sequence is MKNSLIITCFFIGGILAGFFHFLPPGWIGSGVTQWILFGLIFLVGFVLGADPRLGMLVRSIRVSVVLVPLAVVTGSLGGAAVGCLLLPSLSLPDSLAIGAGFGYYSLSSIMIGELSGKTAGAIALITNIFREITTLLAAPLLVKWFGTMAPVLSGGATSMDTTLPVIMKYAGKEYLFYALISGIILTMLTPLLISLIYAIF, encoded by the coding sequence ATGAAAAATAGTCTCATCATCACCTGTTTTTTCATCGGAGGCATACTGGCAGGTTTTTTCCACTTTCTGCCCCCGGGATGGATAGGCAGTGGTGTAACCCAGTGGATTCTTTTCGGGCTGATTTTTCTTGTGGGATTTGTTCTGGGTGCAGACCCCAGGCTGGGAATGCTGGTGCGCAGTATCCGGGTTTCGGTTGTATTGGTTCCGCTGGCGGTTGTAACAGGAAGCCTGGGCGGTGCTGCCGTCGGCTGTCTTTTGCTTCCCTCCCTTTCCCTGCCTGATTCGCTGGCCATAGGGGCCGGATTTGGCTACTACAGCCTCAGCAGCATCATGATTGGAGAGTTATCAGGAAAAACGGCAGGAGCTATTGCCTTAATTACCAATATTTTCAGGGAAATCACCACCCTTCTGGCCGCTCCCCTGCTGGTAAAATGGTTCGGGACTATGGCGCCTGTCCTGAGCGGCGGAGCCACTTCCATGGATACCACCCTGCCCGTCATCATGAAATATGCAGGAAAAGAATACCTTTTTTATGCCCTCATCAGCGGCATCATCCTCACCATGCTGACACCCCTGCTGATCAGCCTTATCTATGCCATTTTCTGA